A portion of the Polaribacter cellanae genome contains these proteins:
- the ychF gene encoding redox-regulated ATPase YchF yields MKAGIVGLPNVGKSTLFNCLSNAKAQSANFPFCTIEPNLGVVNVPDKRIEKLEELVNPERVLPATVEIVDIAGLVKGASKGEGLGNQFLANIRETDAILHVVRCFDNDNIIHVDNSIDPVRDKETIDIELQLKDLETVQKRLERVKRTAKTGNKEAQAELVVLLKVEETLLKGQSVRTLDFSEKELEFVEPLQFITLKPVLYVCNVDEKSAVSGNNYVEKVREAVKDENAEVIVLAVGTEADITELDDYEERQMFLADIGLEEAGVSRLVRSAYKLLNLQTYFTAGVKEVRAWTIPIGATAPQAAGVIHTDFEKGFIRAETISYEDYVTYGSEAKVKEAGKMRVEGKEYIVKDGDVMHFRFNV; encoded by the coding sequence ATGAAAGCCGGAATTGTAGGATTACCAAACGTTGGAAAATCAACTTTATTTAACTGTTTATCAAATGCAAAAGCACAAAGTGCCAACTTTCCTTTTTGTACGATAGAACCTAATTTAGGAGTTGTAAATGTACCAGATAAAAGAATAGAAAAACTAGAAGAATTGGTAAATCCAGAACGTGTTTTACCTGCAACTGTAGAGATTGTAGATATTGCTGGTTTGGTAAAAGGAGCAAGTAAAGGAGAAGGATTGGGAAACCAATTTTTGGCAAATATTCGTGAAACTGATGCCATTTTACATGTGGTAAGATGTTTCGATAACGACAATATTATTCATGTAGATAATTCAATAGACCCAGTTAGAGACAAAGAAACGATTGATATTGAGTTGCAACTAAAAGATTTAGAAACGGTTCAAAAAAGATTAGAAAGAGTAAAAAGAACTGCAAAAACAGGAAATAAAGAAGCACAAGCAGAATTAGTTGTTTTATTAAAAGTTGAAGAAACTTTATTAAAAGGACAATCTGTAAGGACTTTAGATTTTTCTGAAAAAGAATTAGAATTTGTAGAACCTTTACAATTTATTACTTTAAAACCAGTTTTATATGTTTGTAATGTTGATGAAAAATCTGCAGTTTCTGGAAACAATTATGTAGAAAAAGTAAGAGAAGCTGTAAAAGATGAAAATGCGGAAGTTATTGTGTTGGCAGTAGGTACAGAAGCAGATATTACAGAGTTAGACGATTATGAAGAGCGTCAAATGTTTTTGGCAGACATTGGTTTAGAAGAAGCTGGAGTTTCACGTTTGGTACGTTCTGCATACAAATTATTAAATTTACAAACCTATTTTACTGCAGGTGTAAAAGAAGTAAGAGCTTGGACCATTCCTATTGGAGCAACTGCACCACAAGCAGCAGGCGTTATTCATACAGATTTCGAAAAAGGCTTTATTAGAGCCGAAACTATTTCTTACGAAGATTATGTTACTTATGGTTCGGAAGCAAAAGTGAAAGAAGCTGGTAAAATGAGAGTAGAAGGGAAAGAATATATTGTAAAAGATGGAGATGTAATGCATTTCCGTTTTAATGTATAA
- a CDS encoding carboxypeptidase-like regulatory domain-containing protein — MSPKLRISLLLFLLSLATFSQTITGKVVSENSLKPIENVSIATNLKTGTTTNPFGKYTLNLNNVETITFSFLGYSTKTLSKKQLIALNYRVSLAESVNQLDEIQLNLATISLDSLLIKSEKSMKENFLKETTKQEIYAIESQKMDFKKLDVALKSSSILSRKKRKLAEKDLEEFSKNLQKRKPEFSSEYKTIVKSRTIYEPKVKKTLTFYIPDSIQGYNKANIGAGITVKNISKRLQNIVLKHLNKEKTYKVKSGWFKVEDSLSLKKVIEKNDSIEKSNSFSNVRISDFLMHTNKESTFFNKDAQHNFFNRKYYNHHLEKNEFLGSSKYYVISFEPRKSKAKYAGKIYINASDFSIKKIAYKFATGKRGEHLNLRFLFGVKFSENKNSVTLFYEKNESGKIYLSYYYKTKTSYAYVNRPIKFIENTKEREKVKFNIKVEVNISDTEEILLKEPTIIDASKIKTFKKEDLKKRTTYLSKEKYENSPWKNRTKIKEYLQKY; from the coding sequence ATGAGCCCAAAATTACGTATCTCTTTGTTGTTATTCTTGTTAAGTTTAGCAACATTCTCTCAGACAATTACTGGAAAGGTAGTTTCAGAAAACTCTTTAAAACCTATAGAAAATGTTTCGATAGCAACCAATTTAAAAACAGGAACCACAACCAACCCATTTGGAAAATATACACTCAATTTAAATAATGTTGAAACAATAACCTTTTCTTTCTTAGGGTATTCCACAAAAACACTTTCTAAAAAACAGTTAATTGCACTTAATTATCGGGTGAGTTTAGCTGAGTCTGTTAATCAATTAGACGAAATTCAATTAAACCTTGCAACGATTTCTTTGGATTCTTTATTAATAAAGTCTGAAAAAAGCATGAAAGAAAACTTTCTAAAAGAAACAACAAAACAAGAAATATATGCTATTGAGAGCCAGAAAATGGATTTTAAAAAATTAGATGTAGCATTAAAATCTAGCTCTATATTAAGTAGAAAAAAAAGAAAATTGGCAGAAAAAGATTTAGAAGAATTTTCTAAAAACCTACAAAAAAGAAAACCAGAGTTTTCATCGGAATATAAAACGATTGTAAAATCTAGAACTATTTATGAGCCAAAAGTAAAAAAAACACTTACTTTTTACATTCCAGATTCCATACAAGGTTACAACAAAGCAAATATTGGAGCAGGAATAACCGTTAAAAACATCAGTAAAAGACTTCAAAATATCGTTTTAAAACATTTAAATAAAGAAAAAACCTATAAAGTAAAATCGGGTTGGTTTAAGGTAGAAGATTCTTTATCATTAAAAAAAGTAATCGAAAAAAACGATTCTATCGAAAAAAGTAACAGTTTTAGTAATGTAAGAATTTCAGATTTTTTAATGCATACAAATAAAGAAAGTACTTTTTTTAATAAAGATGCGCAGCATAACTTTTTTAATAGAAAATATTACAACCATCATCTAGAAAAAAACGAGTTTTTAGGATCTTCTAAATATTATGTAATTTCTTTTGAACCCAGAAAATCGAAAGCAAAATATGCAGGTAAAATTTACATTAATGCTTCTGATTTTTCAATAAAAAAAATAGCCTATAAATTTGCTACTGGAAAACGTGGAGAACACTTAAATCTTAGATTTTTATTTGGGGTTAAGTTTTCAGAAAATAAAAACTCAGTTACTTTATTTTACGAAAAAAACGAATCTGGAAAAATCTATCTTTCTTACTATTATAAAACAAAAACAAGCTATGCTTATGTAAACAGACCTATAAAATTTATAGAAAATACAAAGGAAAGAGAAAAAGTGAAATTTAACATAAAAGTGGAAGTAAATATTTCTGATACTGAGGAAATCTTACTAAAAGAACCCACAATAATTGATGCTTCAAAAATAAAAACTTTCAAGAAAGAAGATTTAAAAAAGAGAACAACCTATTTATCAAAAGAAAAATATGAAAATTCTCCCTGGAAAAACAGAACTAAAATTAAAGAATATTTGCAAAAGTATTAA
- a CDS encoding 4Fe-4S dicluster domain-containing protein: MAIIITDECINCGACEPECPNTAIYEGADDWKYSDGTDLSGNVVLPNGKAKNADEDQEPISDEIYYIVADKCTECKGFHEEPQCAAVCPVDCCVPDDDNVETEEELLAKQKFMHND; this comes from the coding sequence ATGGCAATTATAATAACAGATGAATGTATAAATTGTGGGGCTTGTGAACCAGAATGCCCAAATACAGCAATTTACGAAGGAGCAGACGATTGGAAATATTCAGATGGAACAGATTTAAGCGGAAATGTAGTTTTACCAAATGGAAAAGCTAAAAATGCTGATGAAGATCAAGAACCAATTTCCGACGAAATTTATTACATTGTTGCAGATAAATGTACAGAATGTAAAGGTTTCCATGAAGAGCCACAGTGTGCTGCAGTTTGTCCTGTAGATTGTTGTGTACCAGATGACGATAATGTAGAGACTGAAGAAGAGCTCTTAGCGAAACAAAAATTTATGCATAACGATTAA
- a CDS encoding acyl-CoA reductase, translating to MDSIQNRITAFAKLGTFLSQFSQEKVAKKENIEHNDLFFDGFKHQLKIAQENNSWFTKENLLFSLESWSKTLTKSNLEKWIFNNNLKIKTPKTVAIVMAGNIPLVGFHDFLSVLISGHSVLVKQSSGDKHILPFLAKYLEYVEEEFKGNITFTEEKLENFDAVIATGNDNTARYFEYYFKDKPNIIRKSRNSVAVLKGNETEEDLQKLADDVFTYFGLGCRSVSKIYVPKNYDFNNFFNGMYVKKDIIENAKYANNYDYNKAVYLMSEFDLLENGFLMIKEDKSYSSPIATVFYEYYDNEIDLKIKLYEDKDKIQCIVAKDFIENEVDFGETQNPQLWDYADGINTLQFLSEI from the coding sequence ATGGATAGTATTCAAAATAGAATTACTGCTTTTGCCAAATTAGGCACTTTTTTAAGTCAGTTTTCGCAAGAAAAAGTAGCAAAAAAAGAGAATATCGAACACAACGATTTATTTTTTGATGGCTTTAAACATCAATTAAAAATAGCACAAGAAAACAACTCTTGGTTTACCAAAGAAAACTTATTATTCTCTTTAGAAAGTTGGTCTAAAACTCTAACTAAAAGCAATTTAGAGAAATGGATTTTTAATAATAATTTAAAAATTAAAACTCCAAAAACAGTTGCGATTGTTATGGCAGGGAATATTCCTTTGGTTGGTTTTCATGATTTTTTATCGGTTTTAATCTCTGGACATTCTGTTTTAGTAAAACAATCTTCTGGCGATAAACATATATTGCCTTTTTTAGCTAAGTATTTAGAATATGTTGAAGAAGAATTTAAAGGAAACATTACTTTTACAGAAGAAAAATTAGAAAATTTCGATGCCGTAATTGCAACTGGAAACGATAATACAGCGCGTTATTTCGAATATTATTTCAAAGATAAACCAAATATTATTAGAAAAAGTAGGAACTCTGTAGCAGTTTTAAAAGGAAACGAAACTGAAGAAGATTTACAAAAATTAGCTGACGATGTTTTTACCTATTTCGGGTTAGGTTGTAGGTCTGTTTCTAAAATTTATGTTCCAAAAAACTATGATTTTAATAACTTTTTTAACGGAATGTATGTTAAAAAAGACATAATAGAAAATGCGAAATATGCGAATAATTACGATTATAATAAGGCTGTGTATTTAATGAGTGAGTTCGATTTGTTAGAAAACGGTTTTTTAATGATTAAGGAAGATAAGAGTTACTCCTCTCCTATTGCTACTGTTTTTTATGAATATTACGATAATGAAATAGATCTAAAAATAAAATTATACGAAGATAAAGATAAGATACAATGCATTGTTGCAAAAGACTTCATAGAAAATGAAGTTGATTTTGGTGAAACTCAAAATCCGCAATTGTGGGATTATGCTGATGGTATAAATACATTGCAATTTTTATCGGAAATTTAA
- the serC gene encoding 3-phosphoserine/phosphohydroxythreonine transaminase: protein MKKHNFSAGPCILPQEVLQKASEAILNFNNDNLSLIEISHRSKPFVEVMEKARSLALELLGLKNKGYKALFLQGGASMEFLMVAYNLLNKKAAYLNTGTWSYKAIKEAKHFGELVEVASSKDNHFSYIPKGYSIPEDADYFHCTSNNTVAGTQMKEFPETNVPLVCDMSSDIFSRQLDFEKFDLIYAGAQKNMGPAGTTLVIIKEEILGKVERHIPSMLNYQVHIDKDSMFNTPAVFPVYVSMLTLQWLKDLGGIPFIEEVNNKKAALLYAEIDRNPLFKGMVTKEDRSIMNATFTLTDESLTEKFDKMWVAAGINGLNGHRSVGGYRASMYNALPLYSVQALVDVMQELEKSHL from the coding sequence ATGAAAAAACACAATTTTAGTGCAGGACCTTGTATTCTGCCTCAAGAAGTTTTACAAAAAGCATCTGAAGCAATTCTAAATTTTAATAACGATAATTTATCGTTAATAGAAATTTCTCACAGAAGTAAACCTTTTGTAGAAGTTATGGAAAAAGCCAGAAGTTTGGCTTTAGAATTGTTAGGTTTAAAAAATAAAGGCTACAAAGCATTGTTTTTACAAGGTGGTGCTAGTATGGAATTTTTAATGGTTGCTTACAATTTATTAAACAAAAAAGCAGCGTATTTAAACACAGGAACTTGGTCTTACAAAGCTATTAAAGAAGCAAAACATTTTGGAGAATTGGTAGAAGTTGCTTCTTCTAAAGACAACCATTTTTCTTACATTCCTAAAGGATATTCGATTCCTGAAGATGCAGATTATTTTCACTGTACAAGTAACAATACAGTTGCAGGAACGCAAATGAAAGAATTTCCAGAAACGAATGTTCCTTTGGTTTGTGACATGAGTTCCGATATTTTTTCTCGTCAATTAGATTTCGAAAAATTCGATTTAATTTATGCTGGAGCACAAAAAAATATGGGACCTGCAGGAACAACTTTGGTTATTATTAAAGAAGAAATCCTTGGAAAAGTAGAAAGACACATTCCATCAATGCTAAATTATCAAGTTCATATCGATAAAGATAGCATGTTTAATACACCTGCAGTTTTTCCTGTGTATGTTTCGATGCTAACTTTGCAATGGTTAAAAGATTTAGGAGGAATTCCGTTTATTGAAGAAGTAAACAACAAAAAAGCTGCTCTTTTATATGCTGAAATTGATAGAAATCCTCTTTTTAAAGGAATGGTAACAAAAGAAGATAGAAGTATTATGAATGCAACTTTTACGTTAACGGATGAATCTTTAACAGAAAAATTCGACAAAATGTGGGTAGCAGCAGGAATTAACGGATTAAATGGACACAGAAGTGTTGGAGGTTACAGAGCAAGTATGTACAATGCTTTGCCATTATACAGTGTACAGGCTTTAGTAGATGTAATGCAAGAATTAGAAAAATCCCATCTTTAA
- a CDS encoding D-2-hydroxyacid dehydrogenase, with product MKILANDGLSKSGIDALEKEGFEVLNTKVAQNQLENYINEHNIDALVVKSLTEVRDDLIDECPSLKLIAFAGVGMDTIDVDYAIDKGLHVINAPESSTISVAEMVFAHLFGMARFLHSANREMPLEGDSRFRELKKAYSNGTELRGKKLGIIGFGSIGQEVAKIAIGIGMEVIAMDENMDSESITLDFFNGQKVNFNIEMSSKEELLKEADFITINAPDQDGYIIDANEIEEMKDGVGIINTSRGGNLNEVALVNAIKDGKIQFAGLDVFESEPTPEIQLLMNPDLSLSPHIGAGTNEAEERVGVEIANQIIKLLK from the coding sequence ATGAAAATATTAGCAAACGACGGATTATCAAAAAGTGGAATAGACGCTTTAGAAAAAGAAGGTTTTGAGGTTTTAAATACGAAAGTAGCTCAAAATCAATTAGAAAATTACATAAACGAACACAACATAGATGCACTTGTAGTAAAGAGTTTAACAGAAGTTCGAGACGATTTAATTGACGAATGTCCATCTTTAAAACTCATCGCTTTTGCAGGTGTTGGCATGGACACAATAGATGTAGATTATGCGATTGATAAAGGTCTACACGTAATTAATGCACCTGAATCTTCTACAATTTCTGTGGCAGAAATGGTATTTGCACATCTTTTTGGAATGGCAAGATTTCTTCATTCTGCCAATAGGGAAATGCCTTTAGAAGGAGATTCTAGATTTAGAGAATTAAAAAAAGCGTATTCTAATGGAACAGAATTGCGTGGTAAAAAATTAGGAATTATTGGTTTTGGAAGTATTGGACAAGAAGTGGCGAAAATTGCCATCGGAATTGGAATGGAAGTAATTGCAATGGACGAAAATATGGATTCTGAAAGCATTACATTAGATTTTTTTAATGGACAAAAAGTAAATTTTAATATTGAAATGAGTTCTAAAGAAGAATTATTAAAAGAAGCAGATTTTATTACAATTAACGCTCCAGACCAAGATGGTTATATAATTGATGCCAATGAAATCGAAGAAATGAAAGATGGTGTTGGAATCATAAACACATCTAGAGGAGGAAATTTAAATGAAGTCGCTTTGGTTAATGCCATAAAAGATGGAAAAATACAATTTGCTGGCTTAGATGTTTTTGAAAGCGAACCTACCCCAGAAATTCAGTTATTAATGAATCCAGATTTGTCTTTATCTCCACACATTGGAGCTGGCACCAATGAAGCTGAAGAAAGAGTTGGTGTAGAAATTGCAAATCAAATTATAAAACTTTTAAAATAA
- a CDS encoding DUF1015 domain-containing protein gives MAIVKPFKAVRATRDKVAMVSSKSYEIYTPEMLYSKLAFNPFTFLHVVNPGYKYHKQDITEELRFKLVHNRYLEFKENNVFQKDSLPAFYIYEKITPTNTFCGIIAAVSVEDYHNNVIKKHEGTLKKRELLFENYLKNTGFNAEPVLLTYPDNDEITAIIKKYKQQRAEYEFSTTDKDLHLLWVVNDANDIEKITEAFKDVETLYIADGHHRSTSSCLLAQRLARENSNHTGEEDYNFFMSYLLPESNLKIYEFNRFIKDLNGLTADEFLIELDTFFRIENRKQELYKPKEKHHFSMYLNGEFYALYLRKSIYNFTDALSKLDAQILYSTVLKPILGIEDIRNDSKIVYSQDKSDSLELKTKVDAGDFKVSFGMLPTNINELKEIVDSDLLMPPKTTYIEPKLRSALTIYEF, from the coding sequence TTGGCAATTGTAAAACCTTTTAAAGCAGTAAGAGCTACAAGAGATAAAGTTGCGATGGTTTCTTCGAAATCGTACGAAATTTATACTCCAGAAATGTTGTATTCTAAATTAGCCTTTAATCCTTTTACATTTTTACACGTAGTTAATCCTGGTTATAAATATCATAAGCAAGATATTACAGAAGAATTACGATTTAAATTGGTACATAACAGGTATTTAGAATTTAAAGAAAATAACGTCTTTCAAAAAGATAGCTTGCCTGCTTTTTATATTTACGAGAAAATAACTCCTACTAATACTTTCTGTGGTATTATTGCTGCAGTTTCTGTGGAAGATTATCATAATAATGTGATAAAAAAACACGAAGGAACGCTTAAGAAAAGAGAGTTACTGTTCGAAAATTATCTAAAAAATACAGGTTTTAATGCAGAACCTGTATTGCTAACATATCCTGATAATGATGAAATTACAGCCATCATTAAAAAATACAAACAACAAAGAGCAGAATACGAGTTTTCTACAACCGATAAAGATTTACACCTACTTTGGGTAGTAAATGATGCAAATGATATTGAAAAAATAACAGAAGCTTTTAAAGATGTGGAAACATTATATATTGCTGATGGGCACCACAGGTCTACATCTTCTTGTTTGTTGGCACAAAGGTTGGCGAGGGAAAACTCAAATCATACAGGAGAAGAAGATTATAACTTTTTTATGAGTTATTTGTTGCCAGAAAGTAATTTGAAAATCTATGAATTTAATCGTTTTATAAAAGATTTAAATGGTTTAACTGCGGATGAATTTCTAATTGAATTGGACACCTTTTTCAGAATTGAAAATCGAAAACAAGAACTCTACAAACCAAAAGAAAAACACCATTTTAGTATGTACTTAAATGGAGAGTTTTATGCGTTGTATTTGCGAAAATCTATCTATAATTTTACAGATGCTTTAAGTAAATTAGATGCTCAAATTTTATATTCCACAGTTTTAAAACCAATTTTAGGAATAGAGGATATTAGAAACGACTCTAAAATTGTATACTCTCAAGATAAATCGGATAGTTTAGAGTTAAAAACAAAAGTAGATGCTGGCGATTTTAAAGTGTCTTTTGGAATGTTACCAACCAATATTAATGAGTTGAAAGAAATTGTAGATTCCGATTTGTTAATGCCTCCAAAAACCACTTATATCGAGCCTAAATTAAGAAGTGCATTAACAATTTATGAGTTTTAA
- a CDS encoding YggS family pyridoxal phosphate-dependent enzyme: protein MNIKENLKNIHNNIPENVTLVAVSKTKPVADLQEAYNAGQRVFGENKIQEMVEKFEVLPKDIKWHMIGHLQSNKVKYMANFVDLIHGVDKFSTLKEINKQAQKHDRIINCLLQAKIAKEDTKFGLSFEDIEEILNSSELKDLENIKIVGFMGMATFTDNQEQLNEEFSALNTFFEVQKLKTVSKNCQLNTLSMGMSGDYQLAIENGSTMIRVGSSIFGSRNYN, encoded by the coding sequence ATGAACATCAAAGAAAATTTAAAAAATATACATAATAACATTCCTGAAAACGTAACCTTAGTTGCAGTTTCTAAAACCAAACCTGTTGCAGATCTACAGGAAGCTTATAATGCTGGTCAGCGTGTTTTTGGCGAGAATAAGATTCAGGAAATGGTAGAGAAATTTGAGGTTTTACCCAAAGATATAAAATGGCACATGATTGGTCATTTACAAAGTAATAAGGTAAAATATATGGCTAATTTTGTAGATTTAATTCATGGAGTTGATAAGTTTTCAACATTAAAAGAAATTAACAAACAAGCCCAAAAACACGATAGAATTATCAACTGTTTGTTACAAGCGAAAATTGCAAAAGAAGACACTAAATTCGGATTGTCTTTTGAAGATATTGAGGAAATCCTAAATTCATCAGAATTAAAAGATTTAGAAAACATAAAAATTGTTGGGTTTATGGGAATGGCTACATTTACAGACAACCAAGAGCAATTAAATGAAGAATTTTCAGCATTAAACACCTTTTTTGAAGTACAAAAACTAAAAACTGTTTCTAAAAACTGCCAATTAAACACCCTTTCTATGGGGATGAGTGGAGACTATCAATTGGCAATTGAAAATGGAAGTACGATGATTCGTGTAGGAAGTTCTATCTTTGGCAGTAGAAATTATAATTAA
- a CDS encoding exonuclease domain-containing protein: protein MYAILDIETTGGKFNEEGITEIAIYKFDGHTIVDQFISLVNPEKEIQKFVVKLTGINNTMLKNAPKFYEVAKRIIEITDNCTLVAHNTSFDYRILSTEFERLGYDFNRNTLCTVELSQALILDQPSYSLGKLTKSLGIPMTDRHRASGDALATVQLFKLLLEKDVQKNIIQNSVKYYNRSIEKDKHQKLIDSTAKVMGVFYVHDSEGKVIYLGRGKNIKAEVNRLFLKDTKRSIKIQDRVNSISFEKTGNELFTRLKYYIELEALSPKYNFKKKRKPFHQNFNNNDFIIIDKGREIEEHAVILIENNEVFGYGYTNLAYQENKLDILKKVLTPIENKELAKTIIKNYLNKNKVQKIIRL from the coding sequence TTGTACGCAATATTAGACATTGAAACAACTGGAGGTAAGTTTAACGAAGAAGGCATTACAGAAATTGCTATCTATAAATTTGACGGACATACTATTGTAGACCAGTTTATTAGCTTGGTAAATCCTGAAAAGGAAATTCAGAAATTTGTAGTAAAACTAACAGGTATTAACAATACCATGTTAAAAAATGCACCAAAATTTTACGAAGTTGCCAAAAGAATTATAGAAATTACCGACAATTGTACGCTGGTTGCCCACAACACTTCTTTCGATTATCGAATTTTAAGCACAGAATTCGAACGTTTAGGCTACGATTTTAACAGAAATACATTGTGTACTGTAGAATTGAGTCAGGCTTTAATTTTAGACCAACCTTCTTACAGCTTAGGAAAACTAACCAAATCTTTGGGAATTCCTATGACAGATAGGCACAGAGCTTCTGGAGATGCGTTGGCAACTGTACAATTATTTAAGTTGCTATTAGAAAAAGATGTTCAAAAAAATATCATTCAGAATTCTGTAAAATATTACAATCGCAGCATAGAGAAAGACAAACATCAAAAATTAATAGATTCCACAGCCAAAGTAATGGGAGTTTTTTACGTACACGATTCCGAAGGAAAAGTAATTTATTTAGGACGTGGAAAAAATATAAAAGCAGAAGTAAATAGGTTATTTTTAAAAGACACAAAAAGGTCTATTAAAATTCAAGATAGAGTAAATTCAATATCATTTGAAAAAACTGGTAATGAACTTTTTACACGCTTAAAATATTATATAGAGTTGGAAGCTTTATCACCAAAATATAATTTTAAGAAAAAGAGAAAACCTTTTCATCAAAATTTTAATAATAATGATTTTATTATAATCGATAAAGGAAGAGAAATTGAAGAACATGCTGTTATCTTAATAGAAAATAACGAAGTTTTTGGCTATGGTTACACGAATTTGGCATACCAAGAAAATAAATTAGACATTTTAAAAAAAGTACTTACTCCAATTGAAAATAAGGAATTAGCCAAAACAATTATTAAAAATTATTTGAATAAAAATAAGGTTCAAAAAATTATTCGATTGTAA
- a CDS encoding RNA polymerase sigma factor, protein MNLDLLILEFQKKDVKAYEKLYNMYCNSISGVVNNIVKNDDVSQEITQDVFIKAWNNSASYSSKKGRFFTWILNIARNAAIDYTRSKKYKQSKKNLNSDFFVDILETSRSLDNSTDAIGLKEFVTKLGNKCKRVIELLYFKGFTQKEASEELEMPIGTIKTRNRNCIGELRTMLGV, encoded by the coding sequence ATGAACTTAGATTTACTTATATTAGAATTCCAGAAAAAAGACGTAAAAGCGTACGAAAAACTATACAATATGTATTGTAATAGTATTTCTGGAGTAGTGAACAACATTGTTAAAAATGATGATGTCTCACAAGAAATTACACAAGATGTTTTTATAAAAGCTTGGAATAACTCAGCTTCTTACTCTTCCAAAAAAGGCCGTTTTTTCACATGGATACTTAACATTGCAAGAAATGCTGCGATTGATTATACACGTTCTAAAAAATATAAACAGTCTAAAAAAAACCTTAACTCCGATTTTTTCGTAGATATATTAGAGACGAGTCGAAGTTTAGATAATTCTACAGATGCCATTGGTTTAAAAGAATTCGTTACCAAGTTAGGTAATAAATGTAAAAGAGTCATAGAATTGCTTTATTTTAAAGGATTCACTCAAAAAGAAGCATCAGAAGAATTAGAAATGCCAATTGGTACTATAAAAACAAGAAATAGAAATTGTATAGGCGAATTACGTACTATGCTTGGAGTTTAA
- a CDS encoding anti-sigma factor, with amino-acid sequence MNIKEYIASGILELYIAGSLSEKENEEVHAAIQENPELLTEVLSIENAIVKLTAAASKKDASYLFTTIKREIDGKETKVVSISKPKNNWLQYTGWAASILIGSALIWSISKNNQLKEQIATEKEQLEEQIDKASNNLAEAEKLITIFRDKDIISVPLAGQKVSPNSYAKVYWDKKTNSIYLDAKGLPDPPKGKVYQVWSLKLSPLTPTSLGTIETFTADANKIFTIENTNDSEAFGITLEPAGGSESPTLEQLYTLGAVTAAP; translated from the coding sequence ATGAATATAAAAGAATACATAGCATCAGGAATTTTAGAACTGTACATTGCAGGTTCGCTCTCTGAAAAAGAGAATGAAGAAGTGCATGCTGCAATTCAAGAAAACCCAGAGTTGTTAACAGAAGTGTTATCAATAGAAAATGCGATTGTAAAACTTACAGCAGCAGCTTCTAAAAAAGATGCTTCTTATTTATTTACAACCATAAAAAGAGAAATTGATGGCAAAGAGACCAAAGTAGTTTCAATCTCTAAACCAAAGAATAATTGGTTACAATATACTGGTTGGGCTGCTTCCATTCTTATTGGAAGTGCTTTAATTTGGTCTATTTCAAAAAACAACCAATTAAAAGAACAAATCGCTACAGAAAAAGAACAGTTAGAAGAGCAGATAGATAAAGCTTCTAATAATTTAGCTGAAGCAGAAAAGTTAATTACAATTTTTAGAGATAAAGATATTATTTCTGTACCTCTGGCTGGACAAAAGGTTTCGCCAAACTCGTATGCAAAAGTTTATTGGGATAAGAAAACGAACAGTATTTATTTAGATGCAAAAGGCTTACCAGATCCACCAAAAGGAAAAGTGTACCAAGTTTGGTCTTTAAAATTAAGTCCTTTAACACCAACAAGTTTAGGAACTATAGAAACATTTACAGCAGATGCTAATAAGATATTTACCATAGAAAACACAAACGATTCAGAAGCATTTGGTATTACTTTAGAGCCTGCAGGTGGTAGTGAATCTCCTACTCTAGAGCAATTATATACTTTGGGTGCAGTTACAGCAGCTCCATAG